Genomic DNA from Segatella copri:
GCGGCTGATGAGCTCGCGGCAGATGTTGTCGATCATACCGTTAACATAACCGCCGCTTCGAGGAGTGCTGTATGCCTTGGCAAGTTCTACATACTCGTTGATAGTGACGGTAGCCGGGATGCCAGGGAAGTTCATAACCTCAGCGATGGCAATCTGCATGATAATTACATCCATATAGGCAAGACGTGAGAAATCCCAGTTGCGCAAAGCCTCGCTCATATAGCGCTGGTAGGTATCGCAGTTGAGGATGGTAGCACGGAAGAGCTTGCGTGCAAACTCTCTGTCTTCAGCATCCTTGTATTCTGGCAGCAATTCCTGCTTGGCCTTAGCATTCGGGTTGAAACGCTTGATAGTCTTCAATACGAAAGTATCTATGATATCCTTGTCATCATTCCAGTAGAGGCTCTTCTCCTCAAGGAATGCATCAAGATCTTCATTATTCTGAATGAACAGCTTGTAGATGCGGCGCCATACCTCGCGGTCGCGGCTGTACTCGTCGAGATCGGCGAGTTCCTCATCAATAGCACCGCTGATATAATCAGCATAGAGATCGCTAGACGTAATCGCAGTATACAGTTTGCGCACC
This window encodes:
- the nusB gene encoding transcription antitermination factor NusB, producing the protein MINRDLIRRKIVQLTYAYYQNSDHNMDNAEKELMFSLSKSYDLYNYMLQLIVAITQEARKRYDVDVARAKREGEQEPSPRFAFNKFALQLEENKMLLEWIDVKHSNWDEDIEMVRKLYTAITSSDLYADYISGAIDEELADLDEYSRDREVWRRIYKLFIQNNEDLDAFLEEKSLYWNDDKDIIDTFVLKTIKRFNPNAKAKQELLPEYKDAEDREFARKLFRATILNCDTYQRYMSEALRNWDFSRLAYMDVIIMQIAIAEVMNFPGIPATVTINEYVELAKAYSTPRSGGYVNGMIDNICRELISRNLIQKEMPERKQHAQHGEHAGKQRPDNQHPAGRRPRIHRAPGEGE